Proteins encoded within one genomic window of Thiothrix litoralis:
- the hflC gene encoding protease modulator HflC, whose protein sequence is MDIKNMIAGVIGLIALLLYNSLYTVDQREKAILFKFREIVNADIGPGLHFRLPFVNSVTTFPARIQTLTSKPEQFLTGEKKYVTVDFFVKWRIQNVAAFYGATGGGRIGDAENRLEQLMKDGLRNEFSRRTIEQALSAERGNIMQGLESKSNEVAKQLGIEIVDVRVSRIDFPDTVSDSVYDRMRSDRQRVAQDFRSRGKEEAAKIEATADREATILKAEAYKESETIRGEGDAKAADIYARAYQQDAEFYAFYRSLGAYRNAMGKNGDVMVVDPSSEFFRYFKNQAIR, encoded by the coding sequence ATGGATATTAAAAACATGATCGCAGGCGTGATCGGCTTGATTGCTTTACTGCTCTACAATTCCCTGTATACCGTTGACCAGCGTGAAAAAGCCATCCTCTTCAAATTCCGCGAAATTGTGAACGCGGATATTGGGCCAGGGCTGCACTTCCGCCTACCCTTCGTGAATAGCGTCACCACCTTCCCGGCACGCATCCAGACGCTCACTTCCAAACCGGAGCAATTCCTGACGGGTGAGAAAAAATATGTGACCGTGGATTTCTTCGTTAAATGGCGCATTCAGAATGTGGCAGCCTTCTACGGTGCGACCGGCGGCGGGCGCATCGGCGATGCTGAAAACCGTCTGGAACAGCTCATGAAAGATGGCTTGCGCAACGAATTTAGCCGCCGCACCATTGAACAGGCGCTGTCTGCCGAACGTGGCAATATCATGCAAGGTCTGGAAAGCAAGTCCAACGAAGTCGCCAAACAACTCGGTATCGAAATTGTTGACGTGCGCGTCAGCCGGATCGACTTCCCGGATACGGTTAGCGACTCCGTTTACGACCGGATGCGTTCTGACCGTCAACGGGTTGCGCAAGACTTCCGTTCACGCGGTAAGGAAGAAGCTGCCAAGATCGAAGCCACGGCTGACCGTGAAGCCACCATCCTCAAAGCAGAAGCCTACAAGGAATCGGAAACCATCCGTGGTGAAGGCGATGCTAAAGCGGCGGATATTTACGCCCGTGCTTACCAGCAGGATGCTGAATTCTACGCGTTCTACCGTAGCTTGGGCGCTTACCGCAACGCCATGGGTAAAAACGGTGATGTGATGGTCGTGGACCCCAGTTCTGAGTTCTTCCGCTATTTCAAAAATCAAGCGATTCGATAA
- the hflK gene encoding FtsH protease activity modulator HflK, whose translation MPWNEPGGNQQDPWSGKKRGSGGNDPEELIRKLNQKLGTLFGGSGGDGDANNQGGKGLLLLAGVLVIGWLLSGFYTVDSRQEGLVLRFGAYQETTDAGLHWRMPYPIETVEIVDVEQNRSAQDRSIMLTKDENIVEIAVSAQYKVRNPEEFAFNVLNPDSTTDQTQGTLYQVLRGTTREVIGRNDMDFILKEGREQIAIAIQSQMQQVLDSYKIGLQVITVNLTYAEAPPQVKAAFDEANKAREDANRYKNEAETYSNRVLPEARGEAARVKASAEAYRQETVARAEGDASRFTQLVGEYRKAPAITRERLYLDTMEEVMSASRKVMIDSTNSNNLMYLPLDKLGIQTGAANSETIPPAVAAQAAQAINNGNAATSAAGGISNGDVMRQPREPSIRESR comes from the coding sequence CCTGGAACGAACCGGGTGGGAATCAACAAGACCCATGGTCTGGCAAAAAACGCGGATCGGGTGGCAATGATCCCGAAGAACTTATCCGTAAACTTAACCAAAAACTCGGCACCCTGTTTGGTGGTTCCGGTGGTGATGGCGACGCTAACAACCAAGGCGGCAAAGGCTTGCTGTTACTGGCGGGCGTGCTGGTCATTGGCTGGCTACTGTCAGGTTTTTATACGGTTGACTCACGTCAAGAAGGCTTGGTATTACGCTTTGGTGCGTATCAGGAAACCACTGATGCGGGTCTGCACTGGCGTATGCCTTACCCTATCGAAACCGTTGAAATCGTCGACGTTGAGCAAAACCGTAGTGCGCAAGACCGCAGTATCATGCTGACCAAAGACGAAAACATCGTTGAAATCGCGGTATCAGCACAATACAAAGTCCGCAACCCGGAAGAATTTGCGTTCAACGTTTTAAACCCTGACTCCACCACTGACCAGACACAGGGAACCTTGTATCAAGTGCTGCGCGGCACCACCCGTGAAGTCATTGGCCGCAATGATATGGACTTCATCCTCAAGGAAGGCCGCGAACAAATCGCCATTGCTATCCAGAGCCAAATGCAGCAAGTCCTCGACAGCTACAAAATTGGCTTGCAAGTCATCACGGTTAACCTGACCTACGCGGAAGCCCCTCCCCAAGTCAAAGCAGCCTTTGACGAAGCCAACAAAGCACGGGAAGACGCCAACCGTTACAAAAACGAAGCGGAAACCTACTCCAACCGGGTTCTCCCGGAAGCGCGTGGTGAAGCAGCGCGGGTCAAGGCCAGTGCTGAAGCCTACCGTCAGGAAACCGTCGCCAGAGCGGAAGGTGACGCATCCCGTTTTACCCAACTGGTCGGCGAATACCGCAAAGCACCTGCGATTACTCGTGAACGCCTCTATCTGGATACCATGGAAGAGGTCATGTCAGCCAGCCGCAAAGTCATGATTGACAGCACCAACAGCAACAACCTGATGTATCTGCCACTCGACAAACTGGGCATACAAACAGGGGCTGCCAACAGCGAAACCATTCCTCCAGCGGTAGCCGCACAAGCAGCTCAAGCCATCAACAATGGTAACGCTGCCACCTCTGCTGCTGGTGGCATTAGTAATGGCGATGTGATGCGCCAACCCCGTGAACCCAGCATCAGGGAGAGCCGCTAA